Part of the Sulfurovum xiamenensis genome, TAGATTTGTTGACAGATAGAGCGTGATAAGAGAAGAAGCAAACACAAACGCTATGATCTTCTTCATCTTTGTTGCTTTAAAAGACTTCATTCTTTTTGCAAGGATCAGATAACCCCATAGTACAGCGATATAAGGAATCACATCAAAGATATGTAACCAGGCATCTCTTCTTGAAGCCAGGTTTTCAACCGGACCGGCTTCCAAACCAAATCCATAAATGAAACCATTGGCTATCTCTGCATAATTATGTGTAAAAAAACTATGTATCAAGTGTGCCAATCCGCCAATAATGAACAGTGGAGCAAATGCATAACCTAAAGTATAGAACGTCTTTTCAAAAGATGCTTTCAAAACCTTGGATGCAACAAACATACCGATATATACGACACTGATTGACAATATGGTCGCATAGATAAATGCAAATAGACCGATGGCATCCAATGTACCAAAATCTATATACTGTTGAGAAAATACTGCAGTTTTTGACCAGATAAATTCATCTGCAATAGCTGAACGATTAAGTCCATGGTGAAAACTCATCGTAAGTGAAATAGCAGCGGTAATAAGTATCAATGACCATACTTCTGCCTTGTTGAATTTAAATTTTTCAAACAATGTTCTTGAAGGTTTAATGAACCTGAATGCCACAGCATCACAGGCACTACTACAATCCATACAAAGTGTACAGTCATCCATAGAATTTTTATTGTCAAATGAGAATGGGTTTAAGTTGTAAGGACAAGCCACTGCACAATCCAAAGTTTTACAGCTGCTGCAATCCTCTTTATACGTACCCAACTCCGTAAATGATACTTTTGCATAGGCTTTTGTCAAAGTACCGATGGGACAGATATATTTACAATAGCTCATATCTTTATAGAGATAATACATCACAAAAGCAACCAATGTAATACCAGTGAAAAGCCAAGCTGTAGCAAGTGGTACTTTCCAAAATCCAGGTGCGAGATAATAGACACCCCACCATCCAAAAAAGAGAATGAAAATACCAATAAATCTATTTTTCAAAAAATTTGGCATATCTTTTTTAAGACCGAACTTCGTGATATATTTCCCTAAGAATCCATGAGGACAGATACCACAAAAAATTCTACCAAAGGTGGTAAGCGTCACCACTATAAAAAGGGACCAGAAGAGTCCCCAAAAGAGATGCCTAGTAAAGATGTTTTCCTTACCAGGATCAGCAAAACCCATATAGACACCATAGATAAAGAGTGCAAGAACTGCTAGCTTCAACACCATCAAGAATGCTTGATTTTTAAACAAGAATCCTAATACGGGCATGCCGTATATATCATTTCTATCTCTATTTTCTTTGAACTCTACCATCTATCTCTTCTCCTTTAAAACTTCATACTTAAACCAGCATTAATAACCCTTCCTGGGTTTACTGTAATTGATAGATCTTCATGATCAAATACACCATCTTCGTTTCTGTCACTACTTGATCTTGCTGAATTGTAATACTGTTTATCGAACACATTATCTACTCTTACAAACATATTCAGATCATACTTGTTTATGGTGGCTTTATAGTCAACACCTAAATTTAGGGTCGCATGTCCCTCAATCTCAAGTGCGTTTAAATCATCGGCATAGTAATGGGATCTTGCATTCACTTCTGCCGTAAGTTTTAAGTCATCTGTCGCTTGATAGTTGGTTATTACATTCAATTGATGTTTAGAAGTTCTTGGAATAGTGTTTCCAGTGACGTCATAATAATAAACAGGTGCTGGAGCATTCCATGTATCTGCTCCAAGTGTCATACCATAATTATCGTAATCAGTATAGGTAGCATCTAAATAGGTATAGGCCAAATTAAAATAGAGATCTTTTCTGAGATTACCGTTTACTGCAAGTTCTAAACCTCTATGTCTTGCACCACCGATATTATCCCACATATCATCAGTATCTGTATCTCCATAATTACCTGAGGTTTTCATAATAAAATCTTTTCTATCAAGTTGGAAAATGGAAATATCATAGTTTATGCCGTTTCGACTAGTTCTATAACCTATCTCATAATTAAATGATTGTTCTGGATCCAAATCAGGGTTGTTGATCGTACTACCCCATGCACTTACGTCTCCTGCATAGAGTTGTTCTACAGTTGGGGCTCTGAATCCTGTAGAAAAATTGGTATAGATGGTAGAATCTTTATCTAGTTGATAATTTGCTCCGATTCTGTATGACCAAACTTTAAAATCTTCTTTAAAATTATTATCTTTATAATCATGATAATCCAATTTGATCCAATCATACCTAAGATTCGTAGTCACACTGAAATTCTCACTGACAGCTCGCTTATACTCACCATATATTGCATAAACATTTTCATCTGTACTGTCATCACTTTTAAAGTCACCAGGTTGAAAATATCCTTGATCAACACCACCAAATGGTCCATATGTTACAAGTGCCTGAGCCGCTCTGTATGTTGATTTATTTTTATATTCATTTGCTCTTAGATCCAAGCCTAAAAGTGTTGCATATGATTCAGTTGATGTTCTATATTCACTTTTGATACCTCTTTGTATCTGTGAATAATCATTGTTATAAACATAGTCATTATCATCATAATAGTCTTGTGCTGTATTGTTGTCATCTTTCGTTTGAGGAGATGATATATACTTAGTATCGTCTGTATAGATATACCCATTTAGCATAAAATTTGAATTATCCTCAAAATCTTTAGAATAGGTTGCAAAGAACTTTGAAAGCTGCACATCATATTGTCTTGTATAGTCTCTACTTTCCTGAACTCCAGTATATATGGATTTTGGGTTTGTCCTTGCTTCTGTTTCACCTCCGACAGTACCATGAGAATCTTTTTGTCTATCAGATAGTTCTGCACCGAATGTGATATCTGATGTATCATCCAAATAATATTCAAACTTACCGTTAAGATACCTACTCTTATAATCAGAATCCTCATGATATCCATCAGCTTTTCTTTCACTGGCTTGAATATGAAAACTTAAATCATCGTTTGAATATCCAGTTCTTGCCAATAACTTTTGAAACCCAAAACTTCCTTTTTCAACAGATGCAAAATTATTATTATATTTTGCAC contains:
- a CDS encoding 4Fe-4S binding protein yields the protein MVEFKENRDRNDIYGMPVLGFLFKNQAFLMVLKLAVLALFIYGVYMGFADPGKENIFTRHLFWGLFWSLFIVVTLTTFGRIFCGICPHGFLGKYITKFGLKKDMPNFLKNRFIGIFILFFGWWGVYYLAPGFWKVPLATAWLFTGITLVAFVMYYLYKDMSYCKYICPIGTLTKAYAKVSFTELGTYKEDCSSCKTLDCAVACPYNLNPFSFDNKNSMDDCTLCMDCSSACDAVAFRFIKPSRTLFEKFKFNKAEVWSLILITAAISLTMSFHHGLNRSAIADEFIWSKTAVFSQQYIDFGTLDAIGLFAFIYATILSISVVYIGMFVASKVLKASFEKTFYTLGYAFAPLFIIGGLAHLIHSFFTHNYAEIANGFIYGFGLEAGPVENLASRRDAWLHIFDVIPYIAVLWGYLILAKRMKSFKATKMKKIIAFVFASSLITLYLSTNLYSAYVFKTYGAAKSSHHGSHGNHGATTPAKSKTPVMKCQSGKCGASMK
- a CDS encoding TonB-dependent receptor, which gives rise to MKIKYSMIVALAIASSIHAAEDLEMITVESSTIADRFESKKTEVSNISEISGEEVDAEHAVNIQQVLQSIPGITTEVTTGDSLKIHLRGVENQMYMGEKPGVAVVIDGVPVFERTGRVNIDLDNIESIKVLKGGASYLFGDDALSGAVIITTKRGAKYNNNFASVEKGSFGFQKLLARTGYSNDDLSFHIQASERKADGYHEDSDYKSRYLNGKFEYYLDDTSDITFGAELSDRQKDSHGTVGGETEARTNPKSIYTGVQESRDYTRQYDVQLSKFFATYSKDFEDNSNFMLNGYIYTDDTKYISSPQTKDDNNTAQDYYDDNDYVYNNDYSQIQRGIKSEYRTSTESYATLLGLDLRANEYKNKSTYRAAQALVTYGPFGGVDQGYFQPGDFKSDDSTDENVYAIYGEYKRAVSENFSVTTNLRYDWIKLDYHDYKDNNFKEDFKVWSYRIGANYQLDKDSTIYTNFSTGFRAPTVEQLYAGDVSAWGSTINNPDLDPEQSFNYEIGYRTSRNGINYDISIFQLDRKDFIMKTSGNYGDTDTDDMWDNIGGARHRGLELAVNGNLRKDLYFNLAYTYLDATYTDYDNYGMTLGADTWNAPAPVYYYDVTGNTIPRTSKHQLNVITNYQATDDLKLTAEVNARSHYYADDLNALEIEGHATLNLGVDYKATINKYDLNMFVRVDNVFDKQYYNSARSSSDRNEDGVFDHEDLSITVNPGRVINAGLSMKF